One Gadus morhua chromosome 1, gadMor3.0, whole genome shotgun sequence DNA segment encodes these proteins:
- the LOC115541889 gene encoding voltage-dependent L-type calcium channel subunit alpha-1F-like — MKKGGREGGGEEREAGLAGRHPPLQRVKSSDGVSVTGVPSRVGWYSGGPGMAAEQGSPYRAYSSLRVPGQLGPHGGQKRGSADSLVEAVLVSEGLGLYARDPKFVAFAKREIADACHMTVEEMESAASDLLSRGSCRGGTGSSIISHADMSLYSDEEPIRAGREEEAELADEMACGDLTSRGGAMEGGAVEGRSHGR; from the exons atgaagaaAGGAGGccgggaaggaggaggtgaggagagggaggccggTCTAGCAGGGCGTCACCCTCCTCTGCAGAGGGTCAAGTCCTCCGATG GGGTCAGTGTGACTGGTGTTCCCTCCAGAGTGGGCTGGTACAGTGGTGGTCCTGGGATGGCAG cagaGCAGGGCTCCCCCTACAGGGCCTACAGCTCCCTGCGGGTCCCAGGCCAGCTGGGTCCCCACGGCGGTCAGAAGAGAGGCTCTGCAGACAGTCTGGTGGAGGCT GTGCTGGTCTCGGAGGGTCTGGGTCTTTACGCCAGAGATCCGAAGTTCGTGGCGTTCGCCAAGCGTGAGATCGCGGACGCGTGTCACATgacggtggaggagatggagtcGGCGGCAAGCGACCTGCTCAGCAGAGGAAGCTGCAGGGGCGGGACAGGAAGCAGCATCATCAGCCACGCCGACATGTCCCTCTACAGCGACGAGGAGCCAATCAGAGCTggccgggaggaggaggcggagctggcCGACGAGATGGCCTGTGGTGACCTCACTTCTAGGGGCGGGGCCATGGAGGGCGGGGCCGTGGAGGGGCGGAGCCACGGACGCTGA